Part of the Sodalinema gerasimenkoae IPPAS B-353 genome is shown below.
GTTCCGTAATCTGAATGGACCCTAAAACGGGAACCTCTACCGTTAAACCACTGGGCAAAACACGGCTAATATCCAAATTATCTCGCTGGGTAAACAGCCAAATCCCCCCAGCTAGGATGAGAAACATCACGGAGAACGGGATACTGGCACAGCCACAACCACATCCCTTGGAGTTTTGCCTAGATTTAGCCATAGAAGCTACTAAGTTTAGGTTTACTTGTCAAGATTTCGTCACAGGATTTAATCATTATTGCAGGAGTTCCATGGGAACAGGATTCAGGGCTATTTAAATTCCCTTAGTCTCTCCATAACCTTCACCGGTTAACGTTCCCAAATATACTAGATTTACTATCATCTGAGGAACAATTCTGTGCCCCTATCGAGAACACCCCAGCGCCGAACTGACACCATTGACAACGGCGACGAACCCATCTGTAACCGCTCCCACAACCCCGCCTTTAGTCACATTCTAAACAGTCGCCTTAAACGACGCCAAGTCCTGCGGGGAGGACTCTCGGCAGCCGTCGCTATGGTCTTAACCCGGCCTAGCCTCGGGTCTCTGTTCACGGGAACCCCCGCCACTGCGGCCACGGGGAAATTGGGATTCAGCCCGATTTCTGTCAGCGAAGCCGATACCATTGTCGTCCCCGAGGGCTACCGGGTGCAAACCCTGATTCCCTGGGGGGAACCCATCACCGGAACCTACCCCAGTTACGACCTCGGCAACAGCGGTCGAGACCAAGGAATGCAAATCGGCCAACATCATGATGGGATGCACTTCTTCCCCATTGAGGGACAATCTCCTGATGCCGGGAGTTCCCAGGATGGCCTGTTAGTCTTAAATCACGAATATATTGAACCCCGTTTTCTCCATGCGGCGGCGGTGGGGCTGACTCTCAATGCGGGCGAAGTCCCCATGAACGCCGATGGACCCCGAGATACGGATCAGGTTCTCAAGGAACTCAACGCTCATGGCATTAGTATTGTCCGCATTCGCCAACAGGACAATGGCGCCTGGGAGGTGGTGCGAGATGCTCACAATCGCCGTATTACGGGGTTAACCCCTATGGAACTGGCGGGGCCGGTTCGGGGGTCGGAGTTCCTGAAAACTCGCTATAGTCCTGAGGGAACGGCGACTCGGGGAACTCTGAATAACTGCGCTCATGGGGTCACTCCCTGGAATACCTATCTGTTCTGTGAGGAGAATTGGGCGGCCTATTTCCGCAATGGTGATCCAGAAGCCAGTCTACCTCGGGAGCAAACTCGTTACGGTGTGCGACGGGAGATGTCTCGTTACGGCTGGGAACGGGCCGAGAGTCAAGGGGATGAGTATGTTCGTTTTGATGTCTCCCCTCGGGGAAATCGTCCTCAAGAGGATTATCGGAATGAGGCCAATGGCTTTGGTTGGGTGGTAGAAGTCGATCCCTTTAACCCGAACGATACGCCCAAGAAACGCACGGCTTTAGGTCGTTTTGCCCATGAAGGGGTGGTGTTTCAGCCGGCGGTTCCGGGCCAACCGGTAGTCTGCTATTTGGGGGATGATGCTCGGTTTGAGTATGTCTATAAGTATGTCTCAACGGACCCCTACAACCCGGCGACGGCCTCCGGGGAGTTACTCGATCGCGGTCGCCTCTATGTGGCGCGTTTCGATGAGAATGGAA
Proteins encoded:
- a CDS encoding PhoX family protein gives rise to the protein MPLSRTPQRRTDTIDNGDEPICNRSHNPAFSHILNSRLKRRQVLRGGLSAAVAMVLTRPSLGSLFTGTPATAATGKLGFSPISVSEADTIVVPEGYRVQTLIPWGEPITGTYPSYDLGNSGRDQGMQIGQHHDGMHFFPIEGQSPDAGSSQDGLLVLNHEYIEPRFLHAAAVGLTLNAGEVPMNADGPRDTDQVLKELNAHGISIVRIRQQDNGAWEVVRDAHNRRITGLTPMELAGPVRGSEFLKTRYSPEGTATRGTLNNCAHGVTPWNTYLFCEENWAAYFRNGDPEASLPREQTRYGVRREMSRYGWERAESQGDEYVRFDVSPRGNRPQEDYRNEANGFGWVVEVDPFNPNDTPKKRTALGRFAHEGVVFQPAVPGQPVVCYLGDDARFEYVYKYVSTDPYNPATASGELLDRGRLYVARFDENGSGEWLPLVFGEGQLTPENGFSSQADVLVNTRTAADVAGATKMDRPEWGAVDSETGAVYLTLTNNTRRTEDQVDAANPRPDNAWGHIIRWREAGDNPTATRFEWELFVLAGPEDDSETLQGKGLDETNIFASPDGLWFDLDRRLWIQTDISESVMNQGKHAQFGNNQMLAADPDTGEIRRFLTGPIGQEITGVVSTPDQRTLFINVQHPGATTSGEAFAAGSVTSRWPDHSPTLYPRSATVVITKVDGGVIGT